The Alnus glutinosa chromosome 3, dhAlnGlut1.1, whole genome shotgun sequence nucleotide sequence ACAGAAGAAAACTTACTTTACTCTTTTTGAAACATATTACAAGAATGAGAAATCTAAGAAAAgattaatcaattttaaaaacttaactTATTTTCGatttttctctattcttttgACAACCTaacaaaagcttctttaataatttaaacatGTCGGACAAATGTCAGCAATTTGGTTTCAATTCCTAAACAAACTTCCCTTTACCTTTTTATTGGAGATTATATATGTAATCCTAATTgaataaatttcatttttcccAATATTGAGAcagttttcttccttttttggtcaaacaaaaAATAGGGTTTCAATTCATGACTTACACCCTTCAAATTCATGAACCCGTGTTGGAAGTGCAAGACAAAGAAAGAAGGCAGTGCATTAATGCTCAGCTTGAGAAAAGAATCAAGAAAAGAGAAGGCAGATGGATATTTGATATTTTGGCACATAAAATAGGCTCCCACAAGGCAGACACATGAAATTAATTACAAAGAATTTCTTACCATTCCGTCCATAAATTTATCTTCTGTCACttaacatataattttttaatcaaaatatttcatatattaaaaaaaaagtgacaattTTAGGGATAGGATTGAAAGAAATAATCCATGGCCCTgttttttctaataatttaaGGAACCTTCTGATTCCAAAACCTATTGCTGCTGTCAACCTTCAAAGTCAAGCCTGATCGAGCCAAGGTCATTTTTGTTCTCTACCCAATAGACTTAGAGGACCCAAAATAAAAGTATTGCTTGGGAGATTATGGATTTTCTTCTAGAGCAAAAAGATTTCCATATTGGATTACAAATGAATATATTTCCAGCAAGAAAAAAGAAGGTGGTCGGTCATCATTAGGTCATAGACTTCTGTATTTAGTCTTCTCAATTACCAACCCATATCTTTCTCAATAAATTGCTTCAACCTTAAGCTTTAGAGAGACAGTTTAGGATCATCAAAACTATGGCTTTCATCAGAAATACCATCACATTGAAAAGCTTGTTACCCAGTTGTTTCAAGGCCAAGAACCCACTCTCTGAGCCAAAACTTCCAGTTTCCAAGCACAGTTCTTTCCGCAGGTTGTCGATGTCCGATTTAAGCAACTCCTCCTTCTCGGTCGTGAGTGATCTATCAATGTCTCTTGTTGGATCAAATCTCCATGTTTTTACTCTGCAGGAGCTCAAAGTTATTACGCAGAACCTCTCAAAGAGTAATTATCTTGGTGAAGGTGGGTTTGGTCCGGTATATAAGGGGTTCATTGATGACAAGCTTAGGCCTTGTTTGGAAGCTCAGCCTGTGGCTGTCAAGGTATTGGACTTGAATGGCAAACAAGGCCACAGGgagtggctggtaagcatttttttttttttttacccattaATTTCAATATGTTCTTCTTGAAAGAAGATATTTCACATTTTTAGAGTGACGAAAAAAATGCCCATGTTAGAATCATCTTCGTTAATTCTTCAGGCTGAAGTTATATATCTTGGGCAATTAAGGCACTCCCATCTTGTGAACTTGATCGGATACTGCTGCGAGGACGAGCACCGGCTACTTGTGTACGAATACATGGAGCGTGGCAACTTAGAAAACCAACTATTTAGAGGTAATTAAATATGCCTCCAAAAAACTGTTGCTGTTTGAAATTTGCTGTGTTAATtacttcaattaattttttttttaaaattttctgaTACAAATTTCAATGTTTTCTGATTAATGCAGGTTATTCTGCAACCTTGCCCTGGTTAACAAgaataaaaattgcaattgGAGCAGCAAAAGGCCTTGCTTTTCTCcacgaagaagaaaaaccagtcATATATCGAGATTTTAAAGCTTCCAACATCTTATTAGACTCTGTAATATATACTTGAATATCTTCTTAGCCATTTTTcacatcatatatatacatattagtgACAGTAAAGTACTTTTCAGGATTACAATGCTAAGCTCTCTGATTTTGGGCTTGCCACGGATGGACCAGAAGGGGATGACACTCATGTCACAACTCGTGTCATGGGCACCGAAGGCTATGCAGCTCCTGAATACATCATGACAGGTAATACAGACGATTCCCAACAATATTGTAAGACTTAATCAAGACATTGTGATTTTGCAGTGAGATTTTGAATCGAATTACAGAAAATGTATCGCTCCAAATTGCAAGCATGGGTTGTGTTTTAAAAAGCgcacgattttaaatgctaaactataatttttatcGCTATATTTCAGCTGCATGTTTTGAAATAGCGATCAGAAACGGATAGACGTCTTTCAAAATCAATAACATGAGAGTATGGTTATTTTCAGGTCATCTGACGACTATGAGCGATGTATTTAGCTATGGAGTAGTCCTTTTAGAGCTACTAACGGGCAGAAGATCCGTGGACAAGAACCGTCCGAGTAGAGAGCAGAATTTGGTAGACTGGGCAAGGCCTCTTCTGAAGGATCCCCACAAACTTGACAGAATAATAGACCCCAGGCTTGAAGGGCAGTACTCGATGGAAGGGACTAAAAAGGTAGCCATATTGGCTTACCAATGCCTGAGCCAGCACCCAAAGTCAAGACCCACAATGAGCCATGTGGTGAAGACCTTAGAGCCTCTGTTGGACCTGAAAGATATCCCCATTGGACCCTTCGTTTACACTGTACCAAATGAATCAAACAGTGAAAGTAGCATGGCAGGAGATcatcaagagaaagaaaagaaagagaagggcCGTCAGCAGCACGGCAAAGGTCGTAGTTATAGACGTCGGATCAAGTCACTGAGGTCTCGTGCTGTCTAT carries:
- the LOC133863519 gene encoding serine/threonine-protein kinase RIPK; translated protein: MAFIRNTITLKSLLPSCFKAKNPLSEPKLPVSKHSSFRRLSMSDLSNSSFSVVSDLSMSLVGSNLHVFTLQELKVITQNLSKSNYLGEGGFGPVYKGFIDDKLRPCLEAQPVAVKVLDLNGKQGHREWLAEVIYLGQLRHSHLVNLIGYCCEDEHRLLVYEYMERGNLENQLFRGYSATLPWLTRIKIAIGAAKGLAFLHEEEKPVIYRDFKASNILLDSDYNAKLSDFGLATDGPEGDDTHVTTRVMGTEGYAAPEYIMTGHLTTMSDVFSYGVVLLELLTGRRSVDKNRPSREQNLVDWARPLLKDPHKLDRIIDPRLEGQYSMEGTKKVAILAYQCLSQHPKSRPTMSHVVKTLEPLLDLKDIPIGPFVYTVPNESNSESSMAGDHQEKEKKEKGRQQHGKGRSYRRRIKSLRSRAVYSDTALYKTLGTSLYSLKLEPLIGPKGGIVSNS